Genomic window (Megamonas funiformis):
AATCACTATTTTCTTTAACAATGAGTTTCTTTTGCAAACTATATTTCATGTTACCCTCACTTGGGAAGTTAATCTGGCGTTTATGCTCATATATATTAAGCAAAATACAAAAAACTAAATCATTCCCAGTTGTAGAGATAGTGAAAAGCACTATCTCTACTTATGACAAAAGGAAAAAGAGGCCACCGTAGTGACCTATTATTATGCGGATAACTTATGTCTTCCTCTAGTACGTCTTCTTTTTAAAACAAGGCGACCACCTTTAGTTTTCATACGTTGACGGAAACCATGAGTTTTCTTTTTCCAATGAGTATTTGGCTG
Coding sequences:
- the rpmH gene encoding 50S ribosomal protein L34; translation: MKQTFQPNTHWKKKTHGFRQRMKTKGGRLVLKRRRTRGRHKLSA